The Musa acuminata AAA Group cultivar baxijiao chromosome BXJ2-2, Cavendish_Baxijiao_AAA, whole genome shotgun sequence genome has a segment encoding these proteins:
- the LOC135605469 gene encoding uncharacterized protein LOC135605469: MTMSRHHIPAYGDWDNWDDLRMAVRAAYHQHHQHHQRKVKRGGEKQRKQWRVCDVAAQTTARGGRAPKAVDEDLYKIPPELLHKKPERKMLLRSLVSGCMGLNCIA; this comes from the exons ATGACGATGAGCAGGCACCACATTCCAGCGTATGGGGACTGGGATAACTGGGATGATCTGCGCATGGCAGTGAGAGCAGCTTATCATCAACATCACCAGCATCACCAGAGAAAG GTGAAGAGAGGAGGAGAGAAGCAGAGGAAGCAATGGAGGGTGTGTGATGTGGCAGCTCAGACCACAGCAAGGGGAGGAAGAGCTCCCAAGGCTGTGGACGAGGACTTGTACAAGATTCCACCTGAGCTCCTCCACAAGAAGCCCGAGAGG AAGATGCTGCTGAGGAGCTTGGTGTCAGGATGCATGGGGCTCAACTGCAttgcttga